GATAACCTGGCCGCTGGCCGCACAGCAGGCCACCTGATGGGGCGGTTTATCGGCCCGGCGGCGGGCAAGATCATGGTCATCGTCAACACGACGCTCGCGCGCGATATGGTGCAGCGGCGGCAGGGCTTTGATGAAGTTTTAGCGAACGACTTCCCCCATTTGAGGGTTCTGCCTTCTCTGGAAGGTTATGATGATCGCGAAACCACGGCTCGGGTCAGCCAGGAATGCCTGCACAACCATTCCGATGTGGTCGGCATCTACCTGGTCGGAGCGGGAACACGTGGACTGACGCAGACGCTGAAGACGATCGACTATCCACACAAGCCGGTGGTGATCGCTCACGAACTGACGCCACACGCCCGCGAATGCCTGGGGTCAGGCCTGATCGATGTGGTCATCAATCAAAACATCGGACATCTGGTCCGGTCTGCGACGCGGGTTTTGCGCTCGCGCTGCGACGGTCGGCCCGTCATCGAAAGCCAAGAACGGATCCGTATCGAGATCGTGCTGAAGGAAAACCTTCCCTAAGCACGCTCCAAAAACAAGAAACACCGGGAGACACCAATGAAAGCCATCAAGGGCCCAGCGCTCTTTCTCGCCCAGTTCGCGGGCGATGAAGCACCATTCAATTCGTGGGACGCGATCACGAAGTGGGCCGCCGATTGCGGCTACATCGGTGTACAAGTTCCGAGCTGGGACGGTCGGCTTTTCGATCTGGCCAAGGCAGCTGAATCGAAGACCTACTGCGATGATTTTAAAGGGCAGGCAGCTGCCAACGGGATAACCGTCACCGAGCTTTCGACGCATCTACAGGGCCAACTGGTCGCGGTGCACCCCGCCTATGATGCCGCCTTCGATGGATTTGCAGACCCGTCCGTGCATGGCAATCCGGCAGCGCGGCAGGCCTGGGCAGTCGATCAGGTTATGAAAGCCATCACCGCATCCAAGAACATGGGTATCAGCGCCCATGTCACCTTTTCGGGCGCCCTCGCCTGGCCCTACGTCTATCCGTGGCCGCAGCGCCCTGCCGGCCTGATCGAAACCGCGTTCGATGAACTGGCGGCTCGCTGGAAGCCGATCCTCGATCACGCAGAAGAGTGCGGCGTAGATATCTGTTACGAGATCCACCCAGGGGAAGACCTGCATGATGGCATCTCTTTCGAGATGTTCCTCGAGCGCGTGGGCAACCATGCTCGCGCCAACATGCTGTATGATCCCTCGCACTATGTGCTGCAGGCGCTCGATCACCTCGCCAACATCGACATCTACCACGACCGCATCAAGATGTTTCACGTCAAAGATGCGGAGCTGAACCCCACTGGCCGGCAAGGCGTTTATGGCGGCTATCAAAGCTGGGTAGATCGTGCGGGACGGTTCCGCTCGCTTGGCGATGGTCAGGTGGACTTCAAGGGCGTTTTCTCCAAGCTGACCCAGTACGGCTTTGATGGCTGGGCGGTCGTCGAATGGGAATGCGCGATCAAGCACCCCGAAGATGGCGCACGCGAAGGTGCGCAGTTCGTCAAGGATCATATTATCCGGCCGACTGAAGTCGCCTTTGACGACTTCGCTGGCGGCGGAGCCGATGACGCGGCCAACCGCAAGATGCTCGGTCTGTAGGCCGATGACGTGCTTTGCAACGAAACAGCGCGGCGGCAGGCATGCAGATCGGGTTTAACCTTCT
The Pseudomonadota bacterium genome window above contains:
- a CDS encoding LacI family DNA-binding transcriptional regulator gives rise to the protein MGKPTVHDIAHEAGVSLATVDRVLNDRPGVRQPTALRVHNAIEKLGYVRDVHAANLARGRQYRFAFVLPDSKTQFLGALRDAIAEASEGLRIDRAELRIVEVPLNDSAIMRRSLEAIMDDGLDGIAIMANETPVVRDMIAHLKGQGIAVATLVTDQPNAERDHFVGIDNLAAGRTAGHLMGRFIGPAAGKIMVIVNTTLARDMVQRRQGFDEVLANDFPHLRVLPSLEGYDDRETTARVSQECLHNHSDVVGIYLVGAGTRGLTQTLKTIDYPHKPVVIAHELTPHARECLGSGLIDVVINQNIGHLVRSATRVLRSRCDGRPVIESQERIRIEIVLKENLP
- a CDS encoding sugar phosphate isomerase/epimerase gives rise to the protein MKAIKGPALFLAQFAGDEAPFNSWDAITKWAADCGYIGVQVPSWDGRLFDLAKAAESKTYCDDFKGQAAANGITVTELSTHLQGQLVAVHPAYDAAFDGFADPSVHGNPAARQAWAVDQVMKAITASKNMGISAHVTFSGALAWPYVYPWPQRPAGLIETAFDELAARWKPILDHAEECGVDICYEIHPGEDLHDGISFEMFLERVGNHARANMLYDPSHYVLQALDHLANIDIYHDRIKMFHVKDAELNPTGRQGVYGGYQSWVDRAGRFRSLGDGQVDFKGVFSKLTQYGFDGWAVVEWECAIKHPEDGAREGAQFVKDHIIRPTEVAFDDFAGGGADDAANRKMLGL